Proteins co-encoded in one Rhodococcus sp. PAMC28707 genomic window:
- a CDS encoding acyl-CoA carboxylase subunit beta — MTSVQDATAQGSAAKPDIHTTAGKLADLRSRREAAMLPSGEAAVEKVHAKGKLTARERITALLDEGSFVELDALARHRSVNFGMADNRPFGDGVVTGYGTIDGRDICVFSQDATVFGGSLGEIYGEKIVKVMDLAIKTGRPLVGINEGAGARIQEGVVSLGLYGEIFHRNVQASGVIPQISLIMGPAAGGHVYSPALTDFVVMVDGTSQMFVTGPDVIKTVTGENVTMEELGGAHTHMEKSGVAHYVASGEQDALDYVRDLLSYLPSNNRADAPRLAPSDPIVGGIEESLTAEDLELDTLIPDSPNTPYDMHEVIRRILDDDEFLEVQEGRARNIIVGFGRVDGRSVGIVANQPTQFAGTLDIDASEKAARFVRTCDCFNVPIITLVDVPGFLPGTEQEFNGIIRRGAKLLYAYGEATVGKITVITRKAYGGAYDVMGSKHMGADVNLAWPTAQIAVMGASGAVGFVYRKQLLEAAKNGEDVDALRLKLQQEYEDTLVNPYIAAERGYLDAVIPPSHTRGQIVAALRLLERKMVTLPPKKHGNIPL; from the coding sequence ATGACCAGTGTTCAGGACGCAACTGCACAGGGTTCGGCCGCCAAGCCCGATATCCACACCACAGCGGGAAAACTCGCCGATCTCAGAAGTCGCAGGGAAGCCGCGATGCTCCCCAGTGGTGAAGCTGCAGTGGAGAAGGTGCACGCGAAAGGCAAGCTGACCGCCCGGGAGCGCATCACCGCGCTACTCGACGAGGGTTCGTTCGTCGAACTGGACGCGCTCGCTCGTCACCGGTCCGTCAACTTCGGAATGGCCGACAACCGCCCCTTCGGCGATGGCGTAGTCACCGGCTACGGCACCATCGACGGGCGCGACATCTGCGTCTTCTCCCAGGACGCGACCGTTTTCGGCGGTTCCCTCGGTGAGATCTACGGCGAAAAGATCGTCAAGGTCATGGACCTGGCGATCAAGACCGGCCGCCCGCTGGTCGGCATCAACGAAGGCGCAGGCGCCCGCATCCAGGAGGGTGTCGTCTCCCTGGGCCTCTACGGCGAAATCTTCCACCGCAACGTCCAGGCCTCCGGAGTCATCCCGCAGATCTCGCTCATCATGGGGCCTGCTGCCGGCGGACACGTCTACTCCCCCGCACTGACCGATTTCGTCGTCATGGTCGACGGCACCTCGCAGATGTTCGTCACCGGCCCCGACGTCATCAAGACCGTCACCGGCGAGAACGTCACCATGGAAGAACTCGGTGGCGCGCACACCCACATGGAGAAGTCCGGTGTCGCGCACTACGTCGCGTCCGGCGAGCAGGACGCGTTGGACTACGTCCGCGATCTGCTGTCCTACCTACCTAGCAACAACCGCGCCGACGCGCCCCGCCTGGCGCCGTCGGATCCGATCGTCGGCGGCATCGAGGAAAGCCTCACTGCAGAGGACCTCGAACTGGACACCTTGATTCCGGATTCCCCGAACACCCCGTACGACATGCACGAGGTCATCCGCCGGATCCTCGATGACGACGAGTTCCTCGAAGTCCAGGAAGGCCGCGCGCGTAATATCATCGTCGGCTTCGGACGTGTCGACGGTCGCTCGGTGGGCATCGTGGCAAACCAGCCCACCCAGTTCGCGGGCACTCTCGACATCGACGCTTCCGAGAAGGCGGCTCGCTTCGTACGAACCTGCGACTGCTTCAACGTCCCGATCATCACCCTCGTCGACGTTCCTGGCTTCCTGCCCGGAACCGAACAGGAATTCAACGGCATCATTCGTCGCGGCGCGAAGTTGCTCTACGCCTACGGTGAGGCGACGGTCGGCAAGATCACCGTCATCACCCGCAAGGCCTACGGCGGCGCGTACGACGTCATGGGCTCCAAGCACATGGGTGCCGACGTCAACCTCGCGTGGCCCACGGCTCAGATCGCGGTCATGGGTGCATCCGGCGCCGTCGGATTCGTCTACCGCAAGCAACTCCTCGAGGCCGCGAAAAACGGCGAGGACGTCGATGCATTGCGGTTGAAGTTGCAGCAGGAGTACGAGGACACGCTCGTCAACCCGTACATTGCGGCCGAGCGCGGCTACCTCGACGCTGTCATTCCTCCGAGCCATACGCGTGGCCAGATTGTCGCTGCGTTGCGGCTTCTCGAGCGCAAAATGGTGACGTTGCCGCCCAAGAAGCACGGGAACATTCCACTGTGA
- a CDS encoding acyl-CoA carboxylase subunit epsilon, giving the protein MSAPAKESDITEATDLIESAGLDDASAASTVNDVIRVVKGNPSDQDIAALVVVLTAAAGSTAATVDSRPPELWGSHASKHRTFAPYSPYSYGASQRY; this is encoded by the coding sequence GTGAGCGCACCGGCAAAGGAATCGGACATCACCGAAGCTACGGATCTGATCGAGTCTGCAGGCTTGGACGACGCGTCGGCGGCCTCTACGGTCAACGATGTGATCCGAGTGGTGAAGGGCAATCCGTCTGACCAGGACATCGCGGCACTTGTCGTGGTCCTCACCGCTGCGGCGGGTTCGACTGCAGCGACCGTCGACTCACGTCCACCGGAGCTGTGGGGTTCTCATGCCTCGAAGCATCGGACGTTCGCGCCGTATTCGCCGTACTCGTACGGCGCCTCGCAGCGCTACTAG
- a CDS encoding nucleoside triphosphate pyrophosphatase: MPRFVLASASPARLEVLRKAGIDPVVRVSGVDEDALTAALGPDPVPEDVVVTLALAKAEAVLAEFDDAVVVGCDSMLSIGDELQGKPHSVDVARCRWAAMAGRSGDLLTGHAVVRVVDGRSVAVATGCSSTKIHFSEPSSADLEAYLASGEPLSVAGAFTLDGLGGWFVDRIEGDPSSVIGIGLPLVRRLLADVGTSLSELWADSGNQ; encoded by the coding sequence GTGCCTCGTTTCGTTCTCGCCTCGGCGTCGCCAGCACGGCTCGAAGTTCTCCGCAAGGCGGGGATCGACCCAGTCGTGCGGGTGTCCGGGGTGGACGAGGACGCGCTCACCGCAGCGCTCGGACCCGATCCGGTACCCGAGGATGTGGTCGTAACCTTGGCACTCGCCAAGGCAGAGGCAGTACTCGCCGAGTTCGACGACGCAGTGGTGGTCGGGTGCGATTCGATGTTGTCGATCGGCGACGAGCTACAGGGCAAACCTCACAGCGTCGATGTGGCACGGTGTAGGTGGGCTGCCATGGCAGGCAGATCAGGTGATCTTCTGACCGGCCACGCTGTCGTTCGAGTCGTCGACGGGCGATCGGTCGCAGTCGCGACCGGGTGTAGTTCGACGAAAATCCACTTCAGTGAACCGTCGAGCGCCGACCTCGAGGCGTATCTCGCGTCGGGAGAGCCGTTGTCGGTGGCGGGCGCCTTCACGCTGGACGGCCTCGGGGGCTGGTTCGTCGACCGTATCGAGGGGGATCCGTCCAGCGTCATCGGGATCGGGCTACCGCTCGTCCGTCGACTTCTGGCCGATGTCGGCACGTCGTTGTCCGAGCTGTGGGCCGATTCAGGGAATCAATAG
- a CDS encoding flavodoxin domain-containing protein yields MAVVVLFGSETGTAEEVADKIAEVMTDHDVDVRDMLEYEVSDIDTDDFHVIICSTYGEGELPTGAGPFYDALVEDGPDLCGLRFAMFGLGDRVYEDTFNRGGEIIADKLVELGAQQVGEHARHDSSSNVKPKVQAAEWARDITALLIP; encoded by the coding sequence GGAGGTTGCGGACAAGATCGCCGAGGTGATGACCGATCATGACGTCGACGTGCGTGACATGCTCGAATACGAGGTATCCGATATCGATACCGACGACTTTCACGTCATCATCTGTTCTACCTACGGCGAAGGCGAACTGCCGACGGGAGCAGGCCCCTTCTACGACGCGCTCGTCGAGGACGGCCCGGATCTTTGCGGGCTCAGATTCGCGATGTTCGGACTGGGCGACCGCGTGTACGAGGACACATTCAACCGCGGCGGCGAGATCATCGCCGACAAGCTGGTCGAACTAGGCGCTCAACAGGTCGGCGAGCACGCCCGGCACGACAGCTCCTCGAACGTCAAGCCCAAGGTGCAGGCTGCCGAGTGGGCCCGCGACATCACAGCTCTATTGATTCCCTGA